ACCGAGCTACTGCTCACCCAGATCGGCGGGCAACGCGGCGGGGAGCCCGTGGTCCTGCCCACGCGACTCGTCGAGCGTGACTCGGCGTAGTGGTAGCGTGCTGAACCATGCCCCACCTGCGTTCCACGCTCGCCACGCTGCTCCTGCTCGGCGCCGTCGCCCTGACCGGCTGCGCCGACCGCGAGGAACCCGCGGGCACCGAGGGTGACGACGACGGGGCCTTCCCGGTGCGGGTACAGGCGGAGGGAGCCCCCGCGGTCACCCTGGAGACCCGGCCGGAGCGGATCGTCTCGCTGTCCCCCTCTGCCACCGAGACGCTGTACGCGGTGGGCGCTGGTGAGCAGGTGGTGGCGGTGGACTCGGCCTCGACCTACCCCGAGCAGGCGCCGCGGACGGACCTCACCGGGCTGAACCCCGACCCGGAGGCCATCCTCACCCACCAGCCGGACCTGGTCGTGGTCAGCGCGGACCTGGAGAACAAGCTGACCGACGCGCTGGCCCCCACCGGCACGAAGACCCTGGTGCTGCCGGACGCGCGCACCCTGGACGCCGCCTACGAGCAGTTCGAGCTGGTGGGCAAGGCCACCGGGCACCCGGCCGATGGCGCGGACGTGGCCAGCCGGACCCGGGAGGACCTGGCCAAGATCATCGCCGATACGCCCGAGCCCGAACAGCCGCTGACCTACTACCACGAGCTCGACCAGACCTTCTACAGCGTGACCTCGGCCACCTTCATCGGGCAGGTGTACGACCAGTTCGGGCTGACCAACATCGCCGACGGGGATGATCCGAACGCGGCGGGCGGCTACCCGCAGCTGTCCGCCGAGACGATCCTGCAGGCGAACCCGGACCTGATCTTCCTCGCCGACACCGTGTGCTGCGGGCAGAACGCCGAGACCATCGCCAAGCGGCCCGGCTGGGACACGCTGACCGCCGTGCAGGAAGGCCGGGTGGTGGAGCTGAACGACGACCTGGCCTCCCGGTGGAGCCCGCGGGTGGTCGAGTTCGCCCGCTCGGTGTCCGAGGCAGTGACCGCGGCGGTGTCCGGGGCGAGCGCGTAGCTTGTCCCGCACCACCTCGCTGCGGCCGCGCACGGTCGTGCTCGGCCTGCTGGCGCTGGTACTGGTCATGCTGCTGAGCGTGCTGGTCGGCGCCAGCGACCTCGGCTGGCAGCGGGTGCTCGCCGAGATCGGGGCCCAGCTGACCGGCGGCACCTCCCCGCTTTCCGAGCGGGAGGCCGCGATCGTGTGGCAACTGCGGGTACCAAGGGTGCTGCTGGCCGGCCTGGTCGGCGCGGCACTGGCCAGTTCCGGGGCGGCGTTCCAGGGCGTCTTCCGCAATCCGCTTGCC
The sequence above is drawn from the Amycolatopsis aidingensis genome and encodes:
- a CDS encoding ABC transporter substrate-binding protein; amino-acid sequence: MPHLRSTLATLLLLGAVALTGCADREEPAGTEGDDDGAFPVRVQAEGAPAVTLETRPERIVSLSPSATETLYAVGAGEQVVAVDSASTYPEQAPRTDLTGLNPDPEAILTHQPDLVVVSADLENKLTDALAPTGTKTLVLPDARTLDAAYEQFELVGKATGHPADGADVASRTREDLAKIIADTPEPEQPLTYYHELDQTFYSVTSATFIGQVYDQFGLTNIADGDDPNAAGGYPQLSAETILQANPDLIFLADTVCCGQNAETIAKRPGWDTLTAVQEGRVVELNDDLASRWSPRVVEFARSVSEAVTAAVSGASA